In a genomic window of Occallatibacter riparius:
- a CDS encoding cytochrome P460 family protein, which yields MKTTGKVALAAVAAFLAIQCVRPSIPSAAPRAEVQAPPEVRRILQKSCYSCHSDERRLAWFDQIAPAYWLVRYDVLTAREHLNFSTLGEKSPAAQRGALFEAANFIQLGAMPLPRFTAAHPAAKVTDQDLATLKAYLAPWKTPPPAPSDAAHASSAQPSTALASLAAVKPALNGIPFDPSFITWKPISFSDRGDNNTLRFILGNDIAMRAAQSGNISPWPDGTRFAKVAWQQTLGSDSLIHPGKFIQVEFMIKDSRQFKNTDGWGWARWVGLDLKPYGKDARFLNECTGCHLPVRGDDYVYTLPFTSAQIGRAEIVNNHAAALPPSLPYQPLSWQPITMYVDPSTRAMATLFGNAAAIDAIHASGMANNSAPHLPYREGAVVALVTWAQREDPHWFGARIPDRVESVEFVQLGKEGAPAAYSRFSGDRQDQPPASVTMQRTNLILGLSPAQLP from the coding sequence GTGAAGACAACGGGCAAAGTTGCGCTTGCAGCAGTCGCTGCGTTCCTCGCGATTCAATGCGTGCGCCCATCCATACCCTCCGCGGCGCCTCGTGCAGAGGTTCAGGCGCCGCCTGAAGTGCGCAGAATCCTGCAGAAGAGCTGCTACAGTTGCCACTCCGACGAACGCCGCCTCGCCTGGTTCGATCAGATCGCACCCGCATACTGGCTGGTGCGCTATGACGTGCTCACGGCGCGAGAGCACCTGAACTTCTCCACGCTCGGCGAAAAGTCTCCAGCCGCGCAACGAGGCGCGCTCTTTGAAGCAGCTAACTTCATCCAATTGGGCGCCATGCCGCTGCCGCGCTTCACGGCCGCGCATCCCGCGGCGAAGGTCACCGATCAGGATCTCGCCACCCTCAAGGCATATCTCGCTCCATGGAAGACACCACCTCCTGCGCCCTCCGATGCCGCTCACGCCTCAAGCGCACAACCATCTACCGCTCTCGCATCGCTCGCAGCAGTGAAACCGGCGCTGAACGGAATTCCATTCGATCCCAGCTTCATAACTTGGAAGCCCATCAGCTTCAGCGACCGCGGCGATAACAACACGCTCCGCTTCATTCTCGGCAACGACATCGCTATGCGCGCCGCCCAGTCCGGCAACATCTCCCCCTGGCCAGACGGCACTCGCTTTGCCAAGGTCGCATGGCAACAGACTCTCGGCTCCGACAGCCTGATTCACCCGGGCAAGTTCATTCAGGTCGAGTTCATGATTAAGGACTCGCGGCAGTTCAAGAACACCGACGGCTGGGGATGGGCGCGATGGGTCGGCCTCGATCTCAAGCCCTACGGCAAAGATGCTCGTTTCCTGAATGAGTGCACAGGCTGCCATCTTCCCGTGCGTGGCGATGACTACGTATATACGCTGCCATTCACGTCCGCCCAGATCGGGCGTGCTGAAATCGTCAACAACCATGCGGCTGCGCTTCCTCCATCGCTGCCTTATCAGCCGCTCTCCTGGCAGCCCATCACCATGTACGTCGATCCCAGCACGCGTGCCATGGCCACTCTCTTCGGCAATGCGGCCGCGATCGATGCGATCCACGCATCCGGCATGGCCAACAACTCCGCTCCGCATCTCCCCTATCGCGAAGGCGCCGTCGTCGCCCTGGTGACGTGGGCTCAGCGCGAAGATCCGCATTGGTTCGGAGCGCGCATTCCGGATCGCGTCGAGTCCGTAGAATTCGTGCAGCTTGGTAAAGAAGGCGCTCCCGCCGCATACTCGCGTTTCTCCGGCGATCGGCAGGACCAGCCTCCGGCTTCCGTCACCATGCAACGCACCAATCTGATCCTGGGCCTGAGTCCTGCCCAGCTTCCCTGA
- a CDS encoding PP2C family protein-serine/threonine phosphatase → MRTRILLCVLVAAACGLLHAQSFDPSRGPHWLLSLEGQWRFQAGDNPQFAQAQFDDSRWSLLDSSHDWSAQGFNRYSGMGWYRIHVSLPPQQGPVSLILPHIFTSYEVYANGQLAGRFGDMPPRPKAFSTHAARLYNLPPAATQSRNLLIAIRVWQWPPWSRYFGGGPSESGSYIGDSESAARQHTMMLAALHWEDSGVFLTALLQSIGALVAVCLFLLRRSEREYLWFSLILACAAAAGWIWYSYRYTVWPVWLVNQIRDLLIVCGISAAQFAFFTHLFKPRRTLVYWLVLACVLLPACTGLIDTGDRIGVAQWNLFTSLLIVPLHIWILSLLAARAWNNYLDARVLFVPVLLQSAATMLQRIAIITYVLDWQHRWAFQLALIQRPFTITVTQAGDLLFLAAVLAILLRRFSRAETAEERYASEFDSARSVQQYLIPSQLPRTPGLDILCEYHPALEVGGDFFQVVTETIDGSTLIVIGDVGGKGMHAGMLAALIIGAVRTAAEFTTDPAQILNILNQRLQNRGVATCLALRIDEAGHVTSANAGHIPPYLNGDEVAMEGSLPLGIIPSTDYTTQQWQLKEGDALLLMTDGVVEAQNIAGDLFGFDRLRDLIRQHATAASLAGAAQNHGQTDDITVLSVEFQRRKASVARDQLAQPATA, encoded by the coding sequence ATGAGAACGCGAATCCTGCTGTGCGTCCTGGTGGCAGCAGCCTGCGGCTTGCTGCACGCCCAATCCTTCGACCCTTCGCGGGGTCCGCATTGGCTGCTGTCCCTCGAAGGCCAATGGCGCTTCCAGGCCGGCGACAACCCACAGTTTGCCCAGGCGCAGTTCGATGACTCGCGCTGGTCGCTCCTCGACTCCAGCCACGATTGGTCCGCACAAGGATTCAACCGCTATAGCGGAATGGGCTGGTATCGAATCCACGTATCACTCCCGCCGCAGCAGGGCCCCGTCTCCCTCATCCTTCCGCACATTTTCACCAGCTACGAAGTGTATGCAAACGGCCAGTTAGCCGGGCGATTCGGCGACATGCCTCCGCGCCCGAAGGCCTTCTCAACCCACGCGGCGCGGCTCTACAACCTGCCGCCCGCCGCGACGCAATCGCGCAATCTCCTCATCGCCATACGCGTGTGGCAGTGGCCTCCGTGGTCGCGCTACTTCGGTGGCGGCCCGTCGGAGTCGGGCTCCTACATCGGCGACTCTGAATCCGCCGCCCGGCAGCACACGATGATGCTGGCAGCACTGCACTGGGAGGACTCCGGCGTATTCCTCACCGCCCTGCTGCAATCGATAGGAGCGCTCGTAGCAGTTTGTCTTTTTCTCCTTCGCCGTTCGGAGCGCGAATACCTCTGGTTTTCCTTGATCCTCGCCTGCGCCGCGGCCGCCGGATGGATCTGGTACTCGTATCGGTACACCGTGTGGCCCGTATGGCTTGTGAACCAGATTCGCGATCTGCTGATCGTCTGTGGTATCAGCGCCGCCCAGTTTGCGTTCTTCACGCACCTATTCAAGCCGCGGCGCACGCTCGTCTACTGGCTCGTGCTCGCGTGCGTGCTTCTGCCGGCATGCACCGGCCTCATCGACACCGGGGACCGCATCGGCGTAGCGCAATGGAATCTGTTCACATCGCTGCTGATCGTGCCCCTGCACATCTGGATCCTTTCGCTGCTCGCCGCCCGCGCCTGGAACAACTACCTCGATGCGCGCGTGCTCTTCGTCCCTGTCCTGCTGCAGAGCGCAGCCACCATGTTGCAGCGGATCGCGATCATCACCTATGTGCTCGACTGGCAGCATCGCTGGGCGTTCCAGTTAGCCTTGATACAGCGTCCATTCACCATCACCGTTACCCAGGCCGGCGATCTGCTCTTCCTCGCGGCGGTTCTTGCCATCCTGCTCCGAAGATTCTCGCGCGCAGAAACCGCGGAAGAGCGTTATGCCAGCGAATTCGACTCCGCTCGCTCCGTGCAGCAATATCTCATTCCCAGCCAATTGCCGCGTACGCCCGGCCTCGACATCCTTTGCGAATACCACCCCGCGCTCGAAGTGGGCGGCGATTTCTTCCAGGTCGTCACCGAGACGATCGATGGCAGCACGCTCATCGTGATCGGCGATGTGGGAGGCAAAGGCATGCATGCCGGCATGCTGGCCGCCCTCATCATCGGCGCCGTACGAACGGCGGCGGAGTTCACCACCGACCCCGCCCAGATTCTCAACATTCTCAATCAGCGGCTGCAGAACCGCGGAGTCGCCACCTGCCTCGCCCTGCGCATCGATGAGGCGGGCCACGTGACCTCGGCCAATGCGGGCCATATTCCGCCTTACCTAAACGGAGATGAAGTCGCGATGGAAGGCAGTCTCCCTCTCGGCATCATTCCTTCAACGGACTACACCACCCAGCAGTGGCAACTTAAAGAAGGGGACGCCCTGCTGCTCATGACTGACGGCGTCGTAGAAGCTCAGAACATCGCCGGCGACCTCTTCGGTTTCGATCGTCTGCGAGACCTCATCCGCCAGCATGCAACTGCCGCTTCGCTCGCCGGCGCTGCTCAGAATCACGGGCAGACCGACGACATTACGGTGCTCTCCGTCGAATTCCAGCGCAGGAAAGCCTCAGTTGCACGCGACCAGCTCGCCCAGCCCGCCACAGCATAG
- a CDS encoding aromatic ring-hydroxylating dioxygenase subunit alpha: MPFVTTTEAGVPIQGPSATLIYDDWYPALRTDTLQKGRLATAMLLDLPLVLGRRSDGRIFAMRDSCPHRGIPLSEGWFDGKRVTCRYHGWEFEPCSGQCELIPSLTSVDKLDATRIYATAYPCEERDGHAWVYVPGPGRKRGDADRAAPELAKFGPQYRTAHLSADLPCNVDHGIIGLMDPAHGPFVHQAWWWRSRASIREKTKKFEPILEGFRMSAHAPSGNSAPYKLLGVYGQPVETTIDFVLPNRRTETIRCGDKWFSSLTTVTPVTSSTCRIDVIAAWNVFYHVPFVTPVAKFFGAKFVRQDQVTMIQQAEGLKHNPSLMLIDDADKPAKWYFALKQARLDGTGKHPMDGPVELHWRS; the protein is encoded by the coding sequence ATGCCGTTTGTGACCACTACGGAAGCGGGCGTGCCGATTCAGGGGCCGAGCGCGACGCTGATCTACGACGACTGGTATCCCGCGCTGCGCACCGACACGTTGCAGAAGGGCAGGCTAGCGACCGCGATGCTGCTTGATTTGCCGCTGGTGCTGGGGCGGCGGAGCGATGGCCGCATCTTTGCGATGCGAGATAGCTGTCCGCATCGAGGCATTCCGCTGAGCGAGGGATGGTTCGACGGCAAGCGCGTGACGTGCCGCTATCACGGATGGGAGTTCGAGCCGTGCAGCGGGCAATGCGAACTGATTCCCTCGCTGACATCAGTGGACAAACTGGATGCGACGCGGATCTATGCGACGGCGTATCCGTGCGAGGAGCGCGATGGGCACGCGTGGGTGTATGTGCCGGGACCGGGGCGCAAGCGCGGTGATGCCGATCGTGCGGCGCCGGAGCTGGCGAAGTTCGGGCCGCAGTATCGGACGGCGCATTTGAGCGCGGACCTGCCGTGCAATGTGGATCACGGGATCATCGGGCTGATGGATCCGGCGCATGGTCCGTTTGTGCACCAGGCGTGGTGGTGGCGTTCGCGCGCGTCCATTCGCGAGAAGACTAAAAAGTTTGAGCCGATTTTGGAGGGCTTCCGGATGAGTGCCCATGCGCCGAGCGGGAACTCCGCGCCCTACAAGCTGCTGGGCGTATATGGGCAGCCGGTGGAGACGACGATCGATTTCGTGCTGCCGAATCGGAGGACGGAGACGATTCGTTGCGGGGATAAGTGGTTTTCGTCGCTGACAACGGTGACGCCGGTGACGAGCTCGACGTGCCGGATTGATGTGATTGCGGCGTGGAACGTGTTCTATCACGTGCCGTTCGTCACTCCAGTCGCTAAGTTTTTCGGCGCGAAGTTTGTGCGGCAGGACCAGGTGACGATGATTCAGCAGGCGGAGGGGCTGAAGCACAATCCCAGCCTGATGCTGATTGACGATGCGGACAAGCCGGCGAAGTGGTATTTCGCGCTGAAGCAGGCGCGGCTGGATGGGACTGGGAAGCATCCGATGGATGGGCCGGTGGAGCTGCACTGGCGGAGCTGA